A genome region from Halarchaeum grantii includes the following:
- a CDS encoding FAD-dependent oxidoreductase, with protein sequence MVDVAVVGGGPAGLSAAQFAAKNDLETVVFDTDETWMHKAHLFNYPGVRSIDGMSFIDVAQKQADARGADLHEDEEVTSVEETENGFALTTEDGEYEADYVVLATGGNRDLAEDLGCAFTDEDVVDVNVDMQTSIDGVYATGAMGRDTKWQAAIAVGDGAAAVLDILSKEKGEYYHDFDMPSDVPEL encoded by the coding sequence ATGGTAGACGTAGCAGTCGTCGGCGGCGGTCCCGCCGGCCTGAGTGCCGCACAGTTCGCCGCGAAGAACGACCTCGAGACGGTCGTCTTCGACACCGACGAGACGTGGATGCACAAGGCCCACCTCTTCAACTACCCGGGCGTGCGCTCCATCGACGGGATGTCGTTCATCGACGTCGCGCAGAAGCAGGCGGACGCACGCGGTGCCGACCTCCACGAGGACGAGGAGGTCACGAGCGTCGAAGAGACCGAGAACGGCTTCGCGCTCACGACCGAGGACGGCGAGTACGAGGCCGACTACGTCGTGCTCGCGACCGGCGGCAATCGCGACCTCGCCGAGGACCTCGGCTGTGCGTTCACCGACGAGGACGTCGTCGACGTGAACGTCGACATGCAGACCTCCATCGACGGCGTCTACGCGACCGGCGCGATGGGTCGCGACACGAAGTGGCAGGCCGCGATCGCCGTCGGTGACGGCGCCGCCGCCGTCCTCGACATCCTCTCGAAGGAGAAGGGCGAGTACTATCACGACTTCGACATGCCGTCCGACGTTCCCGAACTCTGA
- a CDS encoding pirin family protein yields the protein MATDETARGPDDPVAGQTVQHGTGVNSNRAFPTNNYPGNLDPFVLFERFYIDPDKGFPMHPHKGFEIVSYMIEGGMDHEDSLGVEHTAYEDDVMRITTGSGIRHSEFPADGQACNGLQLWVNLPRSEKEADPDYIDASSEDLPTEARDGATVTTVVGEGSPIDLRTEMEYLDVHVSDAWTWSMPEGWSGFLYGVEGEGTVAGSDFGVGDVLPVTDARDVEVASDEGVLRLVAVAGEPHDEPIRQQGPFVF from the coding sequence ATGGCTACAGACGAGACCGCGCGCGGTCCCGACGACCCCGTCGCGGGGCAGACCGTCCAGCACGGGACCGGCGTGAACTCGAATCGCGCGTTCCCGACGAACAACTATCCGGGGAACCTCGACCCGTTCGTCCTCTTCGAGCGCTTCTACATCGACCCGGACAAGGGGTTCCCGATGCACCCGCACAAGGGGTTCGAAATCGTCTCCTACATGATCGAGGGCGGGATGGACCACGAGGACTCCCTCGGCGTCGAGCACACCGCCTACGAGGACGACGTGATGCGCATCACGACCGGGAGCGGCATCCGCCACTCCGAGTTCCCCGCCGACGGGCAGGCCTGTAACGGCCTCCAGCTCTGGGTGAACCTCCCGCGCTCGGAGAAGGAGGCCGACCCCGACTACATCGACGCCTCGAGTGAGGACCTCCCCACGGAGGCGCGCGACGGCGCGACCGTCACCACCGTCGTCGGCGAGGGCTCCCCCATCGACCTCCGGACGGAGATGGAGTATCTCGACGTCCATGTCTCGGACGCGTGGACGTGGTCGATGCCCGAGGGCTGGTCGGGCTTCCTCTACGGCGTCGAGGGCGAGGGCACCGTGGCCGGGAGCGACTTCGGCGTCGGCGACGTCCTCCCCGTTACGGACGCACGCGACGTCGAGGTGGCGAGCGACGAGGGCGTACTGCGTCTCGTCGCCGTCGCCGGCGAACCCCACGATGAGCCGATCCGCCAGCAGGGCCCGTTCGTCTTCTGA
- a CDS encoding HesB/IscA family protein, whose amino-acid sequence MSTADATPTVDVTEPAAEQALDLLEGEGMDTDVAGLRLFVQQGGCAGLSYGMRFDGAPEDDDDVVEAHGLRVFVDPASEQYVEGSVLTYETGLENAGFDVENPNVSRECGCGESFRT is encoded by the coding sequence ATGTCCACCGCAGACGCCACGCCGACCGTCGACGTCACCGAACCGGCCGCCGAACAGGCGCTCGACCTCCTGGAGGGCGAGGGCATGGACACGGACGTCGCGGGCCTGCGCCTCTTCGTCCAGCAGGGCGGTTGTGCCGGCCTCTCCTACGGGATGCGCTTCGACGGCGCGCCCGAGGACGACGACGACGTCGTCGAGGCCCACGGTCTCCGCGTCTTCGTCGACCCCGCGAGCGAGCAGTACGTCGAGGGGTCCGTGCTCACCTACGAAACCGGCCTCGAGAACGCGGGCTTCGACGTCGAGAACCCGAACGTCTCGCGCGAATGCGGCTGCGGCGAGTCCTTCCGAACGTGA
- a CDS encoding winged helix-turn-helix transcriptional regulator → MVDRTDEDGPTRAIRWFAETVGSEWHLRILHALRDGEHRFSELERRTGSSPSTLSRVLDDLATTGLVERRVQERPIATYYRLTARGRALAPVFDAVETWADEYRDA, encoded by the coding sequence ATGGTAGACAGAACCGACGAAGACGGTCCTACGCGCGCGATTCGGTGGTTCGCCGAGACGGTCGGCTCCGAGTGGCATCTCCGAATCCTCCACGCCCTTCGGGACGGCGAACACCGCTTCAGCGAACTCGAGCGCCGAACTGGGAGCAGTCCGTCGACGCTCTCGCGCGTCCTCGACGACCTCGCGACCACCGGACTCGTCGAGCGCCGCGTGCAGGAGCGCCCGATTGCGACCTATTACCGACTGACGGCGCGTGGCCGCGCTCTCGCGCCGGTATTCGACGCCGTCGAAACGTGGGCCGACGAGTATCGGGACGCGTAA